agcaaaaatagtcttttcaCAAATAGTACTGGAACAACTGAACATCCACATATGTGCATACCCATGTGTGCACCCACAATCTAGACAGAGATCTtaacacccttcacaaaaattaactcagagtAGAGCACAGAAGTaagtgtaaaacacaaaactacaaaagtcctaaaacataggagaaaatccagATGACTTTGGGAATGGTGATGACTTTTCAAATACAACATCAAaaacacaatccatgaaagaaacaaTTGATAAGTTGGatataattaaaactaaaaatctgCTCAGTGAGAGACAATGttataagaaagagaagataagCCACAGGCCGGAAGTATTTccaagacacatctgataaaggactcttaaaactagaaaataagaaaacaacctgatttaaagataaaacaaaagacctaaacagacacctcaccaaagaagatatacagatgaaaagtaagcatatgaaaaaatgtccaCCATCATAGGttatcagggaactgcaaattaacataataatgagataccactacacacctattagagtAGCCAAAATCCAAAATACTGACATCATCAAATGCTGGAGAGGACGTGGGGCAACAGAAACTCTCACTGCTGTCAGGAATGCAAAATTGTACTTCTTTGGAAGACATTTtagtggtttcttacaaaactaaacatacccttACCATATGATTCATTCAAGAAGTAATCATGCTcctcggtatttacccaaaggagctgaaaacttacacccacacaaaaacctgtacatggatAAATATACTGGCTTTACCCATAATTggaaaaacttggaagcaaccaagaatCCTTCAGTAGGTAACTGGACAAATAAAGCGTGGCATATCCAGATAATGGATTATTATttagcatcaaaaagaaatgagctatcaagccatgaaaagacatggaggaaatttaaatatatattactaagtgagagaagaCAACCTaaaaaagctacatactgtatgatttcaactacaggtgacccctgaacaacacaggggttggGGATGACCCCCTCACACATTAAAAATCCACACATAACGTTTGACTCCTCAAAAGATTAACTACTAATGGCCTGTTGACAAGAAGCCTTACAGATAATGTAAACAattgattaatacatatttatatacataatatatactgtattattacagTAAAGtgagttagagaaaaaaaatgttacttaaaaaaatcataaggagggacgcccggctggctcagtcagaagagcgtgccatgcttgacctcagggtcatgagttcaagccccatgtggggtatagagattacctaaataaatctttagggaaaaaaagagaaaatcataaggaagagaaaatatatttacagtactgtaaaaaacccctgtataagtggacccatacagttcaaacctgtgttattTAAGAGTCAATTATatatgacatcctggaaaaggaaaaactatggagacagtaaaaagattagttGTTGCTAGAGAttaagtgggagggagggatgaagagagCACAGACTTTCAGAGCAGTGAACTATTCTGTATATACAACAATAGTGGATACATGTTATTATACTACATCTgttaaaacccatagaatgtacaccaccaagagcAAACAAGACTGTAAACTATGtactttgggtgatgatgatgtttCAATGTATGCTCACCGATTGTAACAAATGGCACCACTCTGGTGAGAATATGTTGACAGCAGCTGAGGTTGTGGGTGTGTGGGGAATACTGCACGTGAGGGGGACggttatatgggaactctgtatcTTCATCCTAaaactttaagaagaaaacacttcagaaaatctttgtgaccttgcgTTTGCCATAATTCTTAGTTCAGGAGTGCGAACCACACTGGCCACTCGAGCCACCGCACAACCCTGCTCTCCACATTCCACCTGGGGCGGGAGGCTCAGCCCGGCCCCGCCCTGGAACTTCTCGGGCCCTGCCCCGGCCCTCCtagcccctcccaccccgccccgctCCACCTTCTCGCGTCCCGCGGCACCAGGCGGGGCGCGCGCCCGCCAGCTTCTCCACCCGGAAGAGCCACCTGCACGGTGAAGTTGAGGCGGTGCGCGGCTCGGCGTCCGTCGGGTGCGCGGGCCCGGCCGAGGAGCCGGCGCAGCGCCTGTTTCGCCCAGGCGCGAGGCGGATCCGTCGGAGACTGCGCGCCCCCGCGGCCGGCGGCGCTTCGAGCGGCCGGCGcacgcgccccgccccgcccccagcggCCTCCTCGAACCCCCGCCGCCAGGCCCGAGCTCTCCGCGTCCCTTAGCCTCGGGAGCAGCGTGTCCCCGGTGACTTGTGACACCGCGTATCCGCCAGTAAGTGACAGCCGCAGCATCGTTTCAccgttactattattttttttctcccgcAGTTCGTCCTAAGTCTCGCCCACAGCTGGTTAGTTCCCAAACTATTCAACTCCAGGATTGGTCGGGCGACCGAACTGCCCGGTTGCCGAGCCCGGGTAGTGTCAGAGTCCTGCTGAGGTATTGTAGGGCAGGGGCTGCGTCCAGAGACGGAAGTGTGGAAAGCAGCCTTCTGAGTACAGCCCGACTCCACGTTTGCCGAGCGCCCGCGGGAAGCCGAGCGCGCGGGCGGGGAGGAGGCGCCTGGAAGACGCGGGTAGCCGGCGAGAGGGGCGGGTCTTAGGACGCCGCGCCGCGGGGACCGGCCAGGGGGCGTGGTTCCCGGTGGGTGCGGCGCGGCAGCTGGGCGGGGATTCCCAGTGGTCCAGATGGACGTCGCGGCTTATTAGCCCTCCTGGCTCTTGCCGGCGCTTCGCGTGATCCAGAGAATGAAGCAGCACATCTTTGTAGTTTGACCTCAGACACtcaataagtaaaaagaaagggAACTTGAAAGTTGTAGAACGATAAGGGTGGGCATGTTTATAGGGTGAGCAAACTGCTTAGAAACAGTCGAACAGTTTTGCACAGATTTTGAAAGGGAatgctatgtttttttttaaaaagatgaattctTTTCAAAAGATGAACCGTGAATTCTGCAGCTACCCCCTTTCTGCCCTATGTGGAACTGTCTTATAAATTGCTAAACTTGTGGCTCCaaatttaatatgcatttataGAATCTTATAGATTCATTTGTAGGAACTCTTGGGAGTCCAGTTTGTTTGTCTTAAGCAAAGGCCACATTCTGGAAATACTATATGATTAGTTATTTCCAAGCGCTATTTCTGGTTTACACTTGGCTGAATTTATATtaccaaatcaaaacaaattacTTATCAATGTAGCGGCCATAATTTGCTCTCACTCATTCTCCTGGATATACACATACCCATCTGTCAGCTTCACACTGGTATCGTGTAATTGTGAGAATTCTTGGCCTATGACACATACCCCCTTTACTCCTTCCACACCTTCTAGAATAGAttcctagaaaaggcaaaatattgCTAATAAGTAGCCTGTGTAACACATAGGATGCTGAAATGTGAACTTCATAAGTCATCTTTTATCATCTATTTGTTGAACTCAATACGGTAAATGGTGGGTGAATGAAATGTCAAGTTAAGGTGCATTGGTCTTCCAGTTCTCTGTTTCCAAACCAAATAAGAGTTTCTTAGATGATCGATTTCAACAGTTTATTTGGAACTGCCCATTGCCACGTCTGGGATTGTCACTCCATTTAAATTTAATCCTTCTCTCCTTCATATTGCATTTTTACCACAGTTAGGGCACTGTTTTCGTTTGGTCTGTGCCTTGGTTCTCTAAGGGCACTGAGGATCTTTTTTGTGCTGCTTATTTCCCAGCATAGGATCATGAACATGATAGATATCTGTCTGTATACATGAAAATAGAATGGGGGTAGGCTCTTTTAATCTCcagatacaaatttaaaaaaatatatattgccagGGGAATGAGATAGATGAAGTAATGTAatatagtatatttattttcaatctagttatttatcatttaaagacCAATTTTCCTTTCCTCAGTTTATTTAGTTTCTTTATACTCTTGACAGCTATATTTGCTGAGACCAATAAGTTTCCTAgttaggaagagaaaataagcaaattcacCTCAAAATGTAAATTTCTGAAGCAAATCTGTTACTTATTCAAGTCAGAACTGGCTATCCATGTATGTTCCATTTACGTAGCAGAAAATGAATGTGTGTAtaatgagagagagtgaaagagaaaggaggatatGTCTTAGAACCAGGACACATGCAAAGAACACTGCCAGAAGTAACTTTAGCCAAAAGACTGCTGTTTAAGATTTTATACCTGAGAGCAAATGTGTATATGGAATGTggttaaagaaaaggaaagggccTTTAATAGCATATCATAGGGTTAATGAGGAGGCAGTTTGAGGAAAAGATACGGGAAAGCCATTGGACCATTTGGATTTCAGTGATCAGTACAAACCGAATTCTTTAACTTTGGTTTagcttcagtttcttaaaaaatacacTTACTAAATGACTATAACAGGTAATTCAGATCTAATTAAGATTTT
The DNA window shown above is from Ursus arctos isolate Adak ecotype North America unplaced genomic scaffold, UrsArc2.0 scaffold_13, whole genome shotgun sequence and carries:
- the LOC130543513 gene encoding uncharacterized protein LOC130543513, with translation MLRLSLTGGYAVSQVTGDTLLPRLRDAESSGLAAGVRGGRWGRGGARAPAARSAAGRGGAQSPTDPPRAWAKQALRRLLGRARAPDGRRAAHRLNFTVQVALPGGEAGGRAPRLVPRDARSFRMKIQSSHITVPLTCSIPHTPTTSAAVNIFSPEWCHLLQSPASERGNTAGERERKKQLLAEEPDVGLDPGTPGSRPELKADA